CGACGATCTGCTGCCGCGGACCGGGGTGCCGCACGAGATGGAGCGGGCGCTCTCGGCCAGGTTCATCGCGCACACCGTGCACGGCACCAGAGCGAGCACGGTGCTGGTGGTCCGCGAGGACGGCACGTTCGACATGGTCGAGCGCTCGTTCGGCAGGCTGGGCGAGGAGCTGGGTGAGGTCGTCGTGCGCGGCCTGCTCGATTTGGCCGGATAAACGACCGGCGGCCCGCCCTCCGAAGAGAGCGGGCCGCCGAGGATGTGACGGAGCGTGGAGCCGGAGGCTCAGTTCGCCGGCTTGTCCGCCCACTTCGTGGTGCCGTCCGGCGCCTGCAGCGTGTTCACCAGGTCGATGCCCGCGACGAGCAACGCCGGGCCGCCGATGGCCACCGTGCCGAGGATGCCACCGATGCCCGCGCCCGCGATCGCGGCCGGGATGCAGCCGACACCCAGGAACGGCAGACCGAGGATGCAACCGATCACGGCGCCACCGATGACGCCGATGGCGGTGCCGAGGAAGCCGCCGACGGCGGTCGCGATGCCGAACTGGCTGGCGAACTCGTTCTGCGCCCGCTGGTTCTCGATCGGCGAGGCGATCGGCTGCGCGACGACGTTGACCCCGTTGAGCGGCTTGTCCTTGGGCACGTTCACGTTGACGCCCTGCTCAGGCGTCAGCTCGAGCACCGTGTTGTCGTCCTTCACGACCGGCTTCACCGGGACGACCGTGTCGGCGACCTTGAAGGCGATCGGCAGCGTGAGGACCGCGTTGCCCTGCGAGTCCTTGATCCGGTAGACGTCGTCTTCCTTGACGTCCTCGGACGACTTGGCCAGCTCGAAGGTTCCCCCCTTGAGCGTCGTCACGACGGTCTTTTCCACCAGCTTGACCGAGTACCGGATGGGGTCAGCGGCCGGTTCGGCATCGGCATGGGCGGTTCCCAGTCCGATGGTCATCGCACCGATGACCATCGCGGCCGCCGCGGTGGTTCTGCGGAGTTTCATTCAGTTTCCAATCCATCATCAGGTCGTACGTCACCGCTGCTCTTCAGCACGCGAGAGCTCTATCCAGCACATCCGGGTGGTCGGCTCCGGATCCTCCCCGAGCAGTGTGAAGACGGTCGCAGTGATCAGAACGTCGTGAGCCTAATAGAACGGCGCGTTTTAAGCGAGATCCCTTATCAGGCATGGGGACTAAGCCAATCCTTACCGACTGGACGGGATGGTTCGACGTTTACGGTGGTGAACAACGGACCAGCAGCGGGATCGGCGGAAATTACTGTGACATTGATCACAGGTAAATAATGGGTCAAGCCCCAGCATATGGGGCTATAGCCCAAAAGCCGATCGTACGATGGACATGGTTGTTACTGACGGGTAACTTACTGCCAGTTAGGATACGAGCCAACCGACGCGGTAGCACAACGCGGCCGCGCTCGAGGTGCCTCTAAAGAAAGGTCGCGACATGAATGCCCTGACAGTGACGCTGGGCACGATTGGGGCGGCGCTCAGCCTCCTGTGTTGGGCGTCGTTCATCGGCGGCGTCCGCAATATCGTCCGCGCCATCATGATCGGACAGCCCGCGCCGGACCGCTGGCGGCCCTTCTTCCCGCGTTTCAAGCAGATGATCGTGGAGTTCCTCGCGCATACGCGCATGAACAAATTCCGCACCGTCGGCTGGGCGCACTGGCTGGTGATGATCGGCTTCATCGGCGGCGCCATGCTGTGGTTCGAGGCGTACGGGCAGACCTTCGACCCGGCGTTCCACTGGCCGATCATCGGCAACCTGGCGATCTACCACTTGTGGGACGAGATCCTCGGCATCGGCACCGTGGTCGGCATCCTGACGCTGATCGTCCTGCGCCAGCTCAACCACCCCCGGGTGCCGGAGCGCCTGTCCCGCTTCAGCGGTTCCAAGTTCGGCCCGGCCTACGTCATCGAGGCGATCGTCCTGCTCGAGGGCCTGGGCATGATCTTCGTGAAGGCGGGCAAGATCGCCGCCTACGGCCACTCCGACCCGGCCACCGACTTCTTCACCATGCAGGTGGCCAAGCTGCTGCCCGCGAATACCACCATGGTGGCGCTGTTCGCCTTCGTGAAGCTGATGTCCGGCATGGCGTTCCTGTACTACGTAGGCCGCAACGTCACCTGGGGCGTGGCTTGGCACCGCTTCTCGGCGTTCTTCAACATCTACTTCAAGCGTGAGGAAGACGGCGGCGTCGCGCTGGGCCCGGCCAAGCCGATGATGTCGAAGGGCAAGCCGGTCGACATGGAGACCGCCGACCCGGACACCGACACCTTCGGCGCGGGCCGGATCGAGGACTTCTCCTGGAAGGGCTGGCTGGACTTCACCACCTGCACCGAGTGCGGTCGCTGCCAGTCGCAGTGCCCCGCCTGGAACACCGGCAAGCCGCTGTCGCCCAAGCTGCTGATCATGTCGCTGCGCGACCACGGCTACGCGAAGGCCCCCTACCTGCTGGCCGGCGGCCGCAAGGACATGGGCGGCGACGAGGTCGGCCTGGTCGACGCCGAGGGCAACCCGAACGAGGCGAAGCTGGCCAAGATCTCCGAAGCGGCGAAGGCCGAGGCCGAGCGGCCGCTGGTCGGCGGCGCGGAGGTCAACGGCATCATCGATCCCGAGGTGCTGTGGAGCTGCACCACCTGTGGCGCGTGCGTCGAGCAGTGCCCGGTGGACATCGAGCACGTCGACCACATCATCGACATGCGCCGCTACCAGGTGCTGATCGAGTCGGAGTTCCCCTCCGAGCTCGCCGGTCTGTTCAAGAACCTGGAGAACAAGGGCAACCCCTGGGGCCAGAACGCCAAGGACCGGCTGAACTGGATCAACGAGCTCGATTTCCAGATCCCGGTGTTCGGTCAGGACGCCGACAGCTTCGACGGCTACGAGTACCTGTTCTGGGTCGGGTGCGCGGGCGCCTACGAGGACCGCGCCAAGAAGACCACCAAGGCGGTCGCCGAGTTGCTGGCCACCGCGGGCGTGAAGTTCATGGTGCTCGGCGCGGAGGAGACCTGCACCGGTGACTCCGCTCGCCGCGCGGGCAACGAGTTCCTGTTCCAGCAGCTGGCCCAGCAGAACATCGAGCTGCTGAACTCGGTGTTCGAGGGCGTGGAGGATCGCAAGAAGAAGATCGTCGTCACCTGCGCGCACTGCTTCAACGCGCTGAACAACGAGTACCCGCAGGTCGGCGGCACCTATGAGGTCGTGCACCACACCCAGCTGCTCAACCGCCTGGTGCGGCAGAAGCAACTGATCCCGGTGGCCTCGGTGTCGCAGAACGTCACCTACCACGACCCCTGCTACCTGGGCAGGCACAACAAGATCTACAACGCGCCGCGTGAGCTGATGGCCGCGTCCGGTTCGAATCTGGTCGAGATGCCCCGGCACGGCGAGCGGTCCATGTGCTGTGGCGCCGGTGGCGCTCGGATGTGGATGGAAGAGCAGCTCGGCAAGCGCGTCAACATCGACCGCGTGGACGAGGCGTTGACCACCTCCCCGGCGAAGATCGCGACCGGCTGCCCGTTCTGCCGCGTGATGCTCACCGACGGCGTCACCGCACGCCAGGAGAAGGGCGAGGGCGAAGGCGTCGAGGTGGTGGACGTCGCCCAGCTGATGCTGGACGCCATCGAGCGCGTCGAGCCCGCGGTGCTGACCGAGAACCTGACCGTCATCCAAGAGCCGAAGGCGCCCGAGGCGGAACCCGAGCCGGAGCCGGAGCCCGAACCCGTCCCGGCCGCCGAAGCTCCCGCACCGGCCAAGGCCGCGCCGACCGGCGGCGGTCTGGCCATGAAGGGCCCGGCGAAAGCGCCCGGCGGCGGCGGTCTGGCCATGAAGGGCCCGGCGAAAGCGCCCGGCGGCGGCGGTCTGGCCATGAAGGGCCCGGCCAAGGCACCCGGCGGCGGTCTCGGGATGAAGGGCGCGGCCAAGGCGCCCGGCGCCAAGGCACCCGCCGCCGAACCGGCGGAGACCGAGGCCACGTCGGCTCCCGCCGCTCCGGTCAAGGG
Above is a genomic segment from Nocardia sputorum containing:
- a CDS encoding (Fe-S)-binding protein, producing the protein MNALTVTLGTIGAALSLLCWASFIGGVRNIVRAIMIGQPAPDRWRPFFPRFKQMIVEFLAHTRMNKFRTVGWAHWLVMIGFIGGAMLWFEAYGQTFDPAFHWPIIGNLAIYHLWDEILGIGTVVGILTLIVLRQLNHPRVPERLSRFSGSKFGPAYVIEAIVLLEGLGMIFVKAGKIAAYGHSDPATDFFTMQVAKLLPANTTMVALFAFVKLMSGMAFLYYVGRNVTWGVAWHRFSAFFNIYFKREEDGGVALGPAKPMMSKGKPVDMETADPDTDTFGAGRIEDFSWKGWLDFTTCTECGRCQSQCPAWNTGKPLSPKLLIMSLRDHGYAKAPYLLAGGRKDMGGDEVGLVDAEGNPNEAKLAKISEAAKAEAERPLVGGAEVNGIIDPEVLWSCTTCGACVEQCPVDIEHVDHIIDMRRYQVLIESEFPSELAGLFKNLENKGNPWGQNAKDRLNWINELDFQIPVFGQDADSFDGYEYLFWVGCAGAYEDRAKKTTKAVAELLATAGVKFMVLGAEETCTGDSARRAGNEFLFQQLAQQNIELLNSVFEGVEDRKKKIVVTCAHCFNALNNEYPQVGGTYEVVHHTQLLNRLVRQKQLIPVASVSQNVTYHDPCYLGRHNKIYNAPRELMAASGSNLVEMPRHGERSMCCGAGGARMWMEEQLGKRVNIDRVDEALTTSPAKIATGCPFCRVMLTDGVTARQEKGEGEGVEVVDVAQLMLDAIERVEPAVLTENLTVIQEPKAPEAEPEPEPEPEPVPAAEAPAPAKAAPTGGGLAMKGPAKAPGGGGLAMKGPAKAPGGGGLAMKGPAKAPGGGLGMKGAAKAPGAKAPAAEPAETEATSAPAAPVKGLAMKGPAKAPGAKAAAAPAAEAPAETSTTEASAAKPVKGLGMKGGAKAPGGGLAMKGAAKAPGAKAPASAPAAEAAPAEAAAEPTEAKSAETVTETAETGPTETKPTVPAKGLAMKSGFKRPGPKAPGKAAAAPKDAAPAEPAPAEQAPVAETSAARPEPAAEPEQSNGANGNGAPEAAPPTAKPGGLGFKAGAKAPGRKS